In Salmo salar chromosome ssa24, Ssal_v3.1, whole genome shotgun sequence, the following proteins share a genomic window:
- the cldn26 gene encoding putative claudin-24, which yields MVLLTAKIMERTALFVIFGGLVTTLVTTFIPLWKTLNSELNEVENWYSGLWHICIFAEEVGMQCKAFESLMALPMDLLASRVLMLVSVGTGALAVVVAFPGLEGVELGSGRQQGLKRGLLIVSGVLSWVSGLTTLAPVSLVAYVTLVEFWDENLPDVVPRWEYGEAMFSGWFAGLFLVIGGSLFFVAVCMADHDGQQRVASLPNTPQEKPRSQYYLKTEVL from the coding sequence ATGGTGCTCCTGACTGCCAAAATCATGGAGAGGACTGCGCTCTTTGTGATATTCGGGGGTCTGGTCACTACTCTGGTCACCACCTTCATTCCCCTGTGGAAGACCTTGAACTCAGAGCTGAACGAAGTGGAGAACTGGTACTCAGGCCTGTGGCACATCTGCATCTTTGCCGAGGAGGTTGGGATGCAATGTAAAGCCTTTGAATCCCTCATGGCCCTGCCCATGGACTTGCTGGCTTCCCGGGTGCTCATGCTGGTGTCTGTGGGTACTGGGGCCCTAGCCGTGGTGGTGGCCTTCCCAGGCCTGGAGGGGGTGGAACTGGGCTCTGGAAGGCAGCAAGGGTTAAAGAGGGGCCTCCTCATTGTCAGCGGGGTGCTGTCCTGGGTGTCGGGGCTCACAACACTGGCCCCCGTCTCCCTGGTGGCCTACGTGACCCTGGTGGAGTTCTGGGACGAGAACCTGCCTGACGTCGTTCCACGCTGGGAGTATGGCGAGGCCATGTTCTCCGGCTGGTTTGCGGGTCTCTTCCTGGTCATTGGAGGCTCTCTTTTCTTTGTGGCTGTGTGCATGGCGGATCACGACGGGCAGCAGCGAGTGGCCAGTCTCCCAAACACCCCCCAGGAGAAGCCAAGGAGTCAGTACTACTTAAAGACAGAGGTTTTATAG